A single window of Culicoides brevitarsis isolate CSIRO-B50_1 chromosome 3, AGI_CSIRO_Cbre_v1, whole genome shotgun sequence DNA harbors:
- the LOC134834566 gene encoding apolipophorins isoform X1 → MGALRCPAIVLFLLVCMWHQSLAAVCKEGCPVANQLSKYKFEQGKAYTYNVDSQVTVFLTGGKQQTQLKVNGVAQLYYSGNCQYTLFMQKVQLTSPDDKKVAVSKDLQKPVKFVLSNDELLPEVCADSSDSEFSVNVKRAIISLIQSVEQKSYETDVFGVCPTNTVVNTLGDSTVITKTRDLNTCAHRESLADGFIKSVFNEASGIKSTPVLNGDYLLEQKIKAGVLDSAVLTENYVYLPFSGQNTGARAKVVTKLSFTKSEAKEAPQPQNPAERSLLFKADKGVPTSNPDNLRAVLKKTVESFDETSKAVGKESATTFAELVRALRAAKKGDVALLYDDIKKGSLKLDKELARKVYLDALFRAGSAHSITFIAEILKKELSEKEQRLAYLSFNLAQTVSHASIFTVAKTLGPQSIREAYMGVGTLVKKFCESHTCTDKDLKDIFQKYANNLGSCKATSRQQEDKFVAVLKAVRNTGVMFEPVQSKLLTCIADGPSARVRVAALQAIGATTCSKVFYGKLLELLKNRSLDSEVRIEAYLALVKCPTSTLANEVKALLDDEPIYQVGSFISSHLMNIRASADPHREQLRRVLGNVRPSQRFPSDVRKYSFNRELSYAVDSLGLGASVDSNVIYSQKGFLPRSGTFNLTGELFGNVFNVFDVNVRQENLEQVFEHFFGPKGELKSSNFQELFNNALTTYNSVLEGTKKRFRRGVARDEVDGFKNGLTYQNEVFSDVELDLSVKLFGTEMYFLSLANEVPSSPKEFVNALFKALDKNIKDAKNFNKVYENHVLFLDVDLVYPSGVGLPLKLGLQGAAAARVEMGVATDVKQWKKAPKFSVTFVPSFNVDVSGTFVVDAQTLQAGLKLEGNLHSSTGSTLDFALSEDKKTFDLKVSFPFKNQELVSFKTNALFVVHDVQHGDVAIPVTAESTKNRMHFSDCFDQFFPLIGINVCPSYDLNIGDGPNTLSFPFAGPNYVALKLELEKEFTLKGQYDDSKPKQKLMTYTFDTPGSAEKRETKLELEVGYNVDYFVRVALTNPRKSASAEAGLKRNNKEFALYAKAKNDFNEYLAQFGFDVKGNEARAEYTPVIIFKTPKDGSNDVNGYKVDGKIVVEQKDGNVKFTFNNVKLTTPTNTPYVINGFVDQTGQKVTYDVNVVEDTGAKRKASLTGAFEYQHKEKFLLDVASTNDFVEVFNGQVKYELNRKEGSLLSNDFLVVYGKDYKTSKNKVHLYQYAAYTKDGTKKLTTLDSEFKLDVPVVPFLFAFKHSFKPNFANFNLDFQTDPHKLNVYSNNKYNMKTKGDFDVELGGSFNKHNAKFTGSRVVGEKLSDVKYDFVSSCGFNFGLNGKFGKSASLDNLHADFEAKATLPNKKDTPYSLKFFLETTKTDFKSTANVLEGAKTLATYSADGKRGDVKEGKFDLDVTEVLTGNGNFKSDKGKGSLTTLFVFKKIDRKVKVESEFNVAQPTYDVNTKFFYDFEKDNNKKIEFTTKSNLASNDLSSKNTLLVLTEKYTFNVAGKSEGTKVNGNLNGEFELGLPTGRKVSGHFDRHRDMKDEKGNGKLKVSLADELPNGNKRSVSLDTVVKDADFKHKFFDMSHKLYYVGFDKKEATLTNTVSRFPGSGTTKTNVGVKLDGTLLPNPVTFTYASDETSQDKADYHVTGKYGSQFDFDVVSNYDVNRDHTKPTLTNMKFVVNVPDTKLKQVVFEHSCSVKTPEAEDGLYEGKHSNSLKVSDKTLAFDVSYKANQKTGDLKAVFNLPETDPVNVKLSYNREKDATDARKAHVDFEVLYQKDKKVHLVTDSTFGANDVAVKASLQSPAEKAKDVKLDFAWNVSGGNKYSTALKVDVDSKAYAYNGVVVLSEVSPSVLVEFVHPDKTTKLHLGVQKLEDSKYVLQVEFVNVLDYNLDLKAEAFFKSHDNFYLTVNSDSTKYKQVVVKINSKQGGKGVEFVGTKEGKNVLSGSAEFQVKEDKGKTIIEGTGNVKLYEDQQATTFKFIRNKFEATKDGETGVSFVFDGRIGTKNIISELKLTDKNVAFKHTVCEAKKQCVNVDLRSTIQKTEFNDFKHELLISVDLRELGYSHEFGLKADTSKVGMVIDHTVDMHLQSQDQNKYQYSLYVHKNSAGIVLTLPARTIALESTYNYPSDQLFGKYDAGVAFYLDKKNNPSGKTSLTYIGSVDRTGTNVVKGKSELRLDHPSMKSLSVSGFTLLDADNQRAQAKVTFDVFQQEANKVVVQANYENADKSGKGFNVTSDVKVSSKGLKLETGFDGHAALNYDTRVFSFGANAVCPTKDFGFGSYLFVSEKVFELYGRVFNEEVLKVAANYDLEKRSATYNSVFKQLGMTPVVVTGQVDGLTTASFSLSKDKVLDVKGQFDLGKEASVTVSGNGKGLFNGKVALDDGHFLATNFEVQEEEIKTFLDQLQTTTKSENDAARQAYAAKFENLKTTVTGQFKALQSSFPDFGKMKGDYLSQWDKFQAELQADPTIKKIADFLTQTAAAVTKFVDEVTTTFLGYYEKVSKLVSDFYLQVEEAFNTKFLPMFKELYTQVEAFVYKLYEEFVSLVGGVFERVAKALKGFQTDFNKMSLAMADLFKNVSAYFKEYVQQFEKEVRDVWELFLQQLQALPGLEMVKTKVEEFFAQHAVGEQVAALLNELLDLAREHLPTEESKAFVKKLSDYLTAKLLKQPVNDTQSVKELFELYVKAVRSLFKFVSNLRKDKDVSGWMNNLPVSFESFKRVSYIWNVKFSPLNCLREGGCFSLRNLLSYRPYGFQFTELFPPFTFHGHIGDGEHIFTFDGRHLTFPGSCNYVLVQDAFENNFTLVANLVDGKMNSLTLFDKGDSIEVTKDGVVNLNGAPTELPAHHGDLAIWRRYYSVSVATTYGLHLLCSTDLRVCHVTVNGFYHGRLRGLLGNGNHEPYDDFVLPSGEVTEDDATFGNAYGLGTCKPVAKLTHEHESDELCNSLFGGGSNLRLCYFMVPHKNYKDACAHAVKKAADKKDAACNMALLYASTCKLEHIPIQVPEQCAKCKVDGKDVELGDDFDMKLPQKQADVVLVVDTTVKPELVNGLVGDLRKEFAARQINDVHVALVGYNYDEKYIYHFTTKGGLDFTGTYPNVPMNEFPKYQKPVVTGDERVDKFTANLFKITKQLQADLGFSPAGRAVKEALDYPFRPAAVKHVLVVRGSGLDNVSPAGFSAMSAIQGVAALQGVSMHALLPLDDLTVGGGADAKKVVGFSKHSVFQLGDGRKRPEGTPELRSELSYEHDKLFDTVMQENGMVFALQNYEALDAKQKRGFTVTLAAAVADLTSRTEQKLECVCVLKHSLFPEQLCHVVEENVMPPSYKVAARG, encoded by the exons ATGGGTGCCCTACGGTGTCCCGCAATAGTTTTATTCCTCTTGGTGTGTATGTGGCATCAGTCACTTGCAg cCGTTTGCAAGGAAGGATGTCCCGTCGCCAACCAACTCTCCAAATACAAGTTCGAACAAGGCAAGGCTTACACCTACAACGTTGACTCGCAAGTCACGGTTTTCCTGACGGGCGGCAAACAACAGACGCAACTTAAGGTCAATGGAGTCGCTCAACTCTACTATTCCGGCAACTGCCAGTACACGCTCTTCATGCAAAAGGTCCAACTCACCAGTCCGGACGACAAGAAGGTCGCTGTGTCGAAGGATTTGCAGAAACCCGTCAAATTCGTTTTGTCGAATGACGAGTTGTTGCCCGAAGTTTGTGCCGACTCGAGTGATTCGGAGTTCTCGGTGAACGTTAAACGCGCAATTATCTCGTTGATCCAATCAGTGGAACAAAAGAGTTACGAAACAGACGTCTTTGGTGTTTGTCCCACAAATACCGTCGTAAATACGCTCGGTGACTCAACTGTCATCACCAAAACAC GTGACTTGAACACTTGCGCTCATCGCGAATCTTTGGCCGATGGCTTCATCAAGAGCGTTTTCAACGAAGCATCTGGAATCAAATCCACTCCCGTCTTAAATGGCGACTACTTGTTGGAACAAAAGATCAAGGCTGGTGTCTTGGATTCCGCCGTTTTGACTGAAAACTACGTGTACTTGCCCTTCTCCGGCCAAAACACGGGTGCTCGCGCAAAGGTTGTGACAAAATTGAGTTTCACCAAGAGCGAAGCCAAGGAAGCTCCCCAACCCCAAAACCCCGCTGAACGTTCGTTGTTGTTCAAAGCCGACAAAGGCGTGCCAACCTCGAATCCCGACAACCTTCGTGCCGTTTTGAAGAAAACCGTTGAATCATTCGACGAAACCTCAAAAGCCGTCGGAAAGGAAAGTGCTACTACATTCGCTGAATTGGTCCGTGCCTTGCGCGCTGCCAAAAAGGGAGATGTTGCCTTGTTGTATGACGACATCAAGAAGGGCTCATTGAAATTGGACAAAGAATTAGCACGCAAAGTTTACTTGGATGCTCTTTTCCGTGCCGGATCTGCACACTCGATCACCTTCATCGctgaaattttgaagaagGAATTGAGTGAAAAGGAACAACGATTGGCTTACTTGTCCTTCAACTTGGCTCAAACGGTATCGCATGCCAGTATATTCACTGTTGCCAAGACGTTGGGTCCCCAATCGATCCGCGAAGCTTACATGGGTGTCGGAACATTGGTCAAGAAATTCTGCGAGTCACACACTTGCACTGACAAAGACTTGAAAGACATTTTCCAAAAGTACGCTAACAACTTGGGATCTTGCAAAGCTACGTCACGCCAACAAGAAGACAAATTTGTCGCTGTTTTGAAGGCTGTTCGCAACACTGGTGTCATGTTCGAGCCCGTACAAAGCAAACTTCTCACCTGTATCGCTGACGGACCATCAGCCCGTGTTCGTGTTGCCGCTTTACAAGCCATCGGAGCGACCACTTGCTCGAAAGTCTTCTACGGAAAATTATTGGAATTGTTGAAGAATCGCTCACTCGACTCCGAAGTTCGTATCGAAGCGTATTTGGCTCTTGTTAAGTGCCCCACATCGACTCTTGCTAACGAAGTCAAGGCTTTATTGGACGACGAACCCATTTATCAAGTTGGTTCCTTCATTTCGTCGCATTTGATGAACATCCGTGCCAGCGCCGATCCACATCGCGAACAATTGCGTCGCGTTTTGGGAAATGTTCGTCCTAGTCAACGCTTCCCCTCGGACGTTCGCAAGTACTCGTTCAACCGTGAGCTCTCGTATGCCGTTGATAGCTTGGGTTTGGGTGCCTCGGTCGACTCAAATGTCATTTACTCGCAAAAAGGATTCTTGCCACGTTCCGGAACCTTCAACTTGACCGGCGAACTCTTCGGAAATGTCTTCAATGTGTTTGACGTAAACGTTCGTCAAGAGAATTTGGAACAAGTGTTTGAGCATTTCTTCGGACCAAAAGGCGAACTCAAGTCTAGCAACTTCCAGGAGTTGTTCAACAACGCCTTGACCACCTACAACTCCGTCCTCGAAGGCACAAAGAAGCGTTTCCGTCGTGGCGTCGCCCGTGACGAAGTCGATGGCTTCAAGAATGGCTTGACATACCAAAATGAAGTTTTCTCCGATGTCGAACTCGATCTCTCGGTAAAACTCTTCGGAACCGAGATGTATTTCTTGAGTTTAGCTAACGAAGTGCCCAGCAGTCCCAAGGAATTCGTCAACGCTTTGTTCAAAGCCTTAGACAAGAATATCAAGGACGCCAAAAACTTCAACAAAGTCTACGAAAATCACGTTCTTTTCTTGGATGTCGATCTCGTGTATCCATCGGGTGTTGGTTTACCACTCAAACTCGGACTTCAAGGTGCTGCTGCAGCTCGTGTCGAAATGGGCGTCGCCACCGATGTCAAACAATGGAAGAAGGCACCCAAATTTTCCGTCACTTTTGTACCCAGTTTCAACGTTGATGTGAGCGGAACTTTTGTCGTTGATGCACAAACCCTCCAAGCTGGCTTGAAACTCGAAGGAAACTTGCATTCGTCTACCGGAAGTACCTTGGACTTTGCCTTATCCGAAGACAAGAAGACGTTCGACTTGAAAGTCTCGTTCCCCTTCAAGAACCAAGAGTTGGTATCGTTCAAAACGAATGCCTTGTTTGTCGTTCACGATGTCCAACACGGAGACGTTGCTATTCCCGTGACAGCTGAAAGTACCAAAAACCGCATGCATTTCTCCGATTGCTTCGATCAATTCTTCCCCTTGATTGGCATCAATGTTTGCCCCTCATACGACCTCAATATCGGCGATGGACCCAACACGCTTTCATTCCCCTTCGCTGGACCCAATTACGTCGCTTTGAAATTAGAACTCGAGAAAGAATTCACCCTCAAGGGACAGTATGACGACTCGAAACCCAAACAAAAGTTGATGACTTACACTTTTGACACGCCCGGATCTGCCGAGAAACGCGAAACAAAACTCGAATTGGAAGTCGGATACAATGTCGATTATTTCGTACGTGTTGCGTTGACTAATCCACGTAAATCTGCCTCTGCTGAAGCTGGACTCAAGCGCAACAACAAGGAATTCGCTCTCTATGCCAAGGCCAAGAACGATTTCAACGAGTATTTGGCGCAATTTGGTTTTGATGTCAAGGGTAATGAAGCACGTGCCGAATACACGCCCGTCATCATCTTCAAAACGCCCAAAGACGGCTCCAATGACGTCAACGGATACAAAGTCGACGGTAAAATCGTCGTCGAACAAAAGGACGGCAAcgtaaaattcacttttaacaATGTCAAACTCACAACTCCCACAAACACCCCATACGTCATCAACGGTTTCGTCGATCAAACCGGTCAAAAGGTCACATACGACGTAAATGTCGTCGAAGATACGGGCGCCAAGCGTAAAGCCAGTCTCACCGGTGCCTTTGAATACCAACATAAGGAAAAATTCTTGCTAGATGTCGCTTCAACGAACGATTTCGTCGAAGTTTTCAACGGACAAGTCAAGTATGAACTAAATCGCAAGGAGGGCAGTTTGTTGTCGAACGATTTCCTCGTGGTTTATGGCAAGGATTACAAAACGAGCAAGAATAAGGTTCATTTGTACCAATATGCGGCTTACACGAAGGACGGAACGAAGAAATTGACAACTTTGGACTCTGAATTTAAACTTGATGTGCCAGTTGTGCCGTTCTTGTTTGCCTTTAAGCACTCGTTCAAGCCCAACTTTGCCAACTTTAACTTGGACTTCCAAACGGATCCGCATAAATTGAATGTCTACTCGAACAACAAGTACAACATGAAGACCAAGGGAGACTTTGATGTCGAACTCGGAGGAAGCTTTAACAAGCACAATGCTAAATTCACCGGAAGTCGCGTCGTTGGGGAGAAATTGTCCGATGTCAAGTACGATTTCGTCTCTAGCTGCGGATTCAACTTTGGATTGAACGGAAAGTTCGGAAAATCTGCCTCTCTTGATAACTTGCATGCTGATTTTGAAGCCAAAGCAACTTTGCCAAACAAGAAGGATACACCATATAG CTTGAAATTCTTCTTGGAAACAACAAAGACCGACTTCAAATCCACTGCAAACGTTTTGGAAGGAGCGAAAACTTTGGCTACCTACAGTGCTGACGGCAAACGCGGAGATGTCAAAGAAGGCAAATTCGATCTTGATGTCACCGAAGTCTTGACTGGCAACGGTAACTTCAAATCCGACAAAGGAAAAGGATCCTTAACCACATTGTTCGTCTTCAAGAAGATCGATCGCAAGGTCAAAGTGGAAAGCGAATTCAATGTTGCTCAACCCACGTACGACGTCAACACCAAATTCTTCTACGACTTTGaaaaagacaacaacaaaaagatcGAGTTCACCACAAAGAGCAACCTTGCCAGCAACGATTTGTCGAGCAAGAACACTTTGTTGGTTCTCACCGAAAAATACACATTCAATGTCGCCGGAAAATCTGAAGGCACCAAAGTCAATGGCAACCTTAACGGCGAATTCGAGCTCGGACTTCCAACGGGTCGCAAGGTTTCCGGTCACTTTGATCGTCATCGCGACATGAAAGACGAAAAAGGAAACGGCAAACTCAAAGTTTCGCTCGCCGATGAACTCCCGAACGGAAATAAGCGTTCCGTCTCATTGGACACCGTCGTTAAAGATGCCGACTTCAAGCACAAATTCTTCGATATGTCACACAAATTGTACTACGTCGGTTTCGACAAGAAGGAAGCAACCTTAACAAACACCGTTTCCCGGTTCCCCGGAAGTGGCACAACTAAAACTAACGTTGGCGTCAAATTAGACGGAACATTGTTGCCAAACCCAGTCACTTTCACTTACGCTTCGGACGAAACATCGCAAGACAAGGCCGATTATCATGTCACCGGTAAATACGGATCCCAATTCGACTTTGACGTCGTTTCCAACTACGATGTCAATCGCGATCACACTAAACCCACGTTGACCAACATGAAATTCGTCGTAAATGTTCCAGACACGAAACTGAAACAAGTTGTTTTCGAACATTCGTGCAGCGTGAAGACTCCTGAGGCCGAAGATGGCTTGTACGAAGGTAAACACAGCAACTCATTGAAAGTAAGTGACAAAACTCTCGCTTTCGATGTCAGTTACAAAGCCAACCAAAAAACTGGTGATCTCAAGGCTGTCTTTAATTTGCCCGAAACTGATCCTGTGAACGTCAAATTGAGCTACAACCGCGAAAAAGACGCCACTGATGCCAGAAAAGCTCATGTTGACTTTGAAGTTTTGTACCAAAAGGACAAAAAGGTGCATTTGGTGACTGATTCGACATTCGGCGCCAACGATGTCGCAGTAAAAGCTTCATTGCAATCACCCGCTGAAAAGGCGAAGGATGTCAAACTCGATTTCGCCTGGAACGTCTCTGGAGGAAACAAATATTCGACAGCTTTGAAGGTTGATGTTGACTCGAAAGCCTATGCCTACAACGGAGTCGTCGTTTTATCGGAAGTTTCACCCTCGGTTTTGGTTGAATTTGTGCATCCCGACAAAACTACGAAACTCCACTTGGGTGTCCAAAAATTGGAAGACTCGAAATACGTGTTGCAAGTTGAATTTGTCAACGTTTTGGACTACAATTTGGATCTCAAGGCAGAAGCTTTCTTCAAATCGCACGACAACTTCTACTTGACCGTCAACAGCGACTCAACGAAGTACAAACAAGTCGTTGTCAAGATCAACAGCAAGCAAGGCGGCAAGGGAGTCGAATTTGTCGGCACCAAGGAAGGCAAGAACGTTTTGAGTGGTTCTGCTGAGTTCCAAGTGAAGGAAGACAAGGGCAAAACAATCATCGAAGGCACTGGAAACGTGAAATTGTACGAAGATCAACAAGCCACCACCTTCAAATTCATCCGCAACAAGTTCGAAGCTACCAAGGATGGGGAAACTGGTGTTTCTTTCGTGTTTGATGGTCGCATCGGCACCAAAAACATCATCTCGGAACTCAAATTGACCGATAAGAATGTCGCCTTTAAACATACGGTCTGCGAAGCGAAGAAGCAATGTGTTAACGTTGACTTGCGTTCGACCATTCAAAAGACGGAATTCAACGACTTTAAACATGAATTGCTTATTTCCGTGGATTTGCGTGAACTTGGATACTCTCATGAGTTTGGATTGAAAGCTGATACCTCAAAGGTTGGCATGGTTATCGATCATACCGTTGACATGCATTTGCAATCTCAGGATCAAAACAAGTATCAATACTCGTTGTATGTCCACAAAAACTCTGCTGGAATCGTTTTGACGTTGCCTGCACGTACAATCGCCTTGGAAAGTACCTACAATTATCCAAGTGATCAGTTGTTCGGTAAATATGATGCTGGCGTCGCTTTCTATTTGGACAAAAAGAACAATCCAAGTGGCAAGACAAGTCTCACGTACATCGGAAGTGTCGATCGTACCGGAACGAATGTCGTCAAGGGTAAGAGCGAATTGCGTTTGGATCATCCTTCGATGAAATCTTTGTCAGTGTCTGGATTTACTCTTCTCGATGCCGATAATCAACGTGCTCAAGCTAAGGTTACGTTCGATGTCTTCCAACAAGAAGCCAACAAAGTTGTTGTCCAAGCCAACTACGAAAATGCCGATAAGAGTGGCAAGGGATTCAATGTCACGTCTGACGTTAAGGTCTCGAGCAAGGGATTGAAGCTTGAAACAGGCTTCGATGGTCATGCCGCGTTGAATTACGACACTCGTGTATTCAGTTTTGGAGCTAATGCTGTCTGCCCCACGAAAGACTTTGGATTCGGTTCGTATTTGTTCGTCAGTGAGAAGGTATTTGAGTTGTATGGACGTGTCTTTAACGAAGAAGTTCTTAAAGTTGCTGCCAATTATGACTTGGAAAAACGCAGTGCGACATACAATTCGGTCTTCAAACAGTTGGGAATGACTCCGGTTGTTGTTACGGGACAAGTTGATGGTTTAACGACTGCTTCGTTCTCGTTGAGCAAGGATAAGGTACTTGATGTCAAGGGACAATTCGATCTCGGAAAGGAAGCCTCCGTTACCGTAAGTGGCAATGGAAAGGGCTTGTTTAATGGCAAAGTTGCTCTCGATGATGGACACTTCCTTGCCACAAACTTCGAAGTGCAAGAGGAGGAAATCAAGACGTTCTTGGATCAATTGCAAACGACGACAAAGAGCGAAAATGATGCCGCTCGTCAAGCATATGCCGCCAAATTTGAGAATCTCAAGACCACTGTTACCGGCCAATTCAAGGCTTTGCAATCGTCATTCCCCGACTTTGGTAAAATGAAGGGAGATTACCTGTCACAATGGGACAAATTCCAAGCTGAGTTGCAAGCTGATCCAACCATCAAGAAAATTGCTGATTTCCTTACACAAACTGCCGCTGCAGTCACGAAATTCGTCGATGAAGTTACCACCACGTTCTTGGGCTACTACGAAAAGGTCTCGAAACTCGTTTCGGACTTTTACTTACAAGTTGAAGAGGCATTCAACACCAAATTCTTGCCAATGTTCAAGGAATTGTACACGCAAGTCGAAGCTTTTGTCTACAAATTGTACGAAGAATTTGTTTCGTTGGTTGGTGGAGTCTTTGAACGTGTTGCAAAGGCATTGAAGGGATTCCAAACGGATTTCAACAAAATGTCTTTAGCCATGGctgatttgttcaaaaatgtcaGTGCTTATTTCAAGGAATACGTTCAGCAATTCGAGAAGGAAGTCCGTGATGTGTGGGAATTGTTCCTTCAACAACTTCAAGCACTTCCAGGACTTGAAATGGTTAAGACTAAGGTTGAAGAG ttctttgCACAACATGCTGTCGGAGAACAAGTTGCTGCTTTGTTGAATGAATTACTTGATTTGGCACGCGAACATTTGCCAACAGAGGAATCTAAGGCCTTTGTTAAGAAATTGAGCGATTATCTCACTGCT aaattattgAAACAACCTGTCAACGACACCCAATCCGTCAAGGAATTGTTCGAATTGTACGTCAAAGCTGTCCGTTCTCTCTTCAAATTCGTCTCAAACTTGCGTAAAGACAAAGATGTCAGCGGATGGATGAACAATTTGCCCGTTTCCTTTGAATCCTTCAAGCGTGTCAGCTACATTTGGAACGTCAAATTCAGTCCGTTGAACTGTTTGCGCGAAGGTGGATGCTTCTCGTTGCGCAATCTCTTGTCCTACCGTCCATATGGCTTCCAATTCACCGAACTTTTCCCTCCGTTCACGTTCCACGGACACATTGGCGATGGCGAACACATTTTCACCTTTGACGGTCGTCACTTGACCTTCCCCGGATCTTGCAACTACGTCTTGGTACAAGATGCATTCGAAAATAACTTCACCTTGGTTGCCAATTTGGTCGATGGAAAGATGAATAGTTTGACGTTGTTCGACAAAGGAGACTCAATTGAAGTGACGAAGGATGGCGTTGTTAATTTGAATGGTGCACCAACGGAATTGCCTGCTCATCATGGAGATCTTGCGATTTGGCGTCGTTATTATTCGGTTTCGGTTGCTACGACTTACGGATTGCATTTGTTGTGCAGCACTGACTTGCGTGTGTGCCATGTTACGGTCAACGGATTCTACCATGGACGTCTTCGTGGTTTGTTGGGTAATGGAAATCACGAGCCTTATGACGACTTTGTCTTGCCAAGTGGCGAAGTGACGGAAGATGATGCTACTTTCGGAAATGCTTATGGATTGGGAACTTGCAAACCTGTAGCGAAACTCACGCACGAACATGAATCTGATGAATTGTGTAATTCGTTGTTCGGTGGTGGCTCTAACTTGCGTTTATGCTACTTCATGGTTCCACACAAGAACTACAAGGATGCCTGTGCACATGCCGTTAAGAAGGCCGCCGATAAGAAAGATGCTGCTTGCAACATGGCTCTGCTCTATGCTTCGACATGCAAATTGGAGCATATTCCAATTCAAGTGCCCGAACAATGCGCAAAGTGCAAGGTTGACGGCAAGGATGTCGAGTTGGGGGATgattttgacatgaaattaCCCCAAAAACAAGCTGATGTTGTTCTCGTTGTCGATACCACGGTCAAGCCAGAACTTGTTAATGGACTTGTAGGAGATTTGCGTAAGGAATTTGCAGCGCGCCAAATTAACGATGTTCATGTCGCACTCGTTGGATACAATTATGACGAGAAGTACATTTATCACTTCACCACAAAGGGCGGTTTGGACTTTACAGGAACTTATCCCAATGTTCCAATGAATGAATTCCCCAAATATCAAAAGCCAGTAGTGACGGGAGATGAACGTGTCGACAAATTTACCgctaatttgttcaaaatcacGAAACAATTGCAAGCTGACTTGGGATTCTCGCCTGCAGGACGTGCCGTTAAGGAAGCTTTGGACTATCCATTCAGACCGGCTGCCGTTAAACACGTTTTGGTCGTTCGTGGAAGCGGTTTAGATAACGTTTCTcct GCCGGATTCTCTGCAATGAGCGCTATTCAAGGTGTCGCCGCTCTTCAAGGAGTTTCGATGCACGCTTTGTTGCCTTTGGATGATTTGACTGTTGGTGGAGGTGCGGATGCTAAAAAAGTTGTTG gattcaGCAAACACAGCGTTTTCCAACTAGGAGATGGTCGCAAACGTCCCGAAGGAACCCCTGAACTCCGTTCTGAGCTTTCCTATGAACATGACAAATTATTCGATACCGTAATGCAAGAGAACGGAATGGTTTTCGCTTTGCAAAACTACGAAGCACTTGATGCCAAACAAAAACGCGGATTTACAGTGACACTCGCTGCTGCCGTTGCCGACTTGACATCACGGACAGAACAGAAATTGGAATGTGTTTGCGTTTTGAAGCACAGTTTGTTCCCCGAGCAATTGTGCCACGTTGTTGAAGAAAATGTCATGCCTCcc AGTTACAAAGTTGCTGCTCGCGGTTAA